In the genome of Ureibacillus sp. FSL W7-1570, the window ATCACACTAAATTTATTCATCGCCACATTTGGGAGCACTATGTGGAAGAAGTCGACCACTTAAGACATACAGAAATCAATAGAAATATATATGATAAGCGCAAAGAAACGATTGAACGGGTCTTTGCCGATGGAAAAGAGAAGCATGGCATGCGATGGACAACTCTACGAGGACTGGAAAAATTGTCCATGCAGGCGATGCTTACTTTCGCTGCCATGAACTTAAAGAAAATGGCAAACTGGACATGGAAAAGACCATGTCCAGCCTAAATAAGAGAAGAATCTTAGAAAATGATGAGCAAAAAAAGACAAACCCCAACTCAAATGAAACATTTGAGTTGGGGTTTGTCGACAGTCTGAAAGGATACTTTGTATCCTCTCTCCACAGCGTGTATTCCTAATGCAACGGATAAATGTGTTTTTCCTGCTCCTGTTGGTCCCATCAAAATTAAAGTAAAAAATTCTTCAATCCAATTCAGTTCTTTTAATACATTTAGTTGTTTTTCACCAAGAGCTGTTTGTTCCTTCAAATCATAGGTATCAAACGTCAATATTTCTGGGAACTCTGCCCATTTCATTAATCTCTCATTATTTTTCTGCTCTCTACATCGCATCTCATAGCTTAAGATTTCATAAACCAGTTCATGATATGTCCAATTCTTTGCTTCAGCTTCACGGAGTAAATTCGGTAATTCTTTAGCCGTCTCAGCGAGGCGCAAGGTACGACATTTATCTTGTAAAATTTCATAGGGATGATGATTCATTCATTTTCACCTCCAGATAAGACTTTTAAATAAATGTCTTCGGATCGTTCTGGTGCTGATAAATCTTTATACTTCTCATTCAATTCAACGATTTTAGGTGAACTTTTTTGATATTGTACAGATAATGCATGTGCAATATCCCGAAAATCATTTGCACTGGTCATTCCAAGTTTCTTCATTTCAGATAAAGCTTCCTCACAATGATTTGGGTAAATTCTGATGGCTTGTTGTAGTACTTTGAGTTGATCCACTAAATGACGTGGATATCGTTCTTTCAATTTGTGTATTAACCATTGAATATTCTCTTTATCTATGAATGTTTCTTGAATTTGATGAATTAAAAGATCTCGTTTACTTGTGCTATGTTCCCGATGGGAGGGATCTGTAATAATCAATCCTTTTCCTTCGGATATTCGGTGCTTTGCTAACTCCATCCCAGTTTCTTTCAGTCGAATAATTAACCAACCATCCTCTTCTTGTAAATAAGCAAGATTTGGGGCATCTGCTCTATATGTTCCTTTAGGAACGCTATATCGATTTCCTTCATAACGAATAACATTGTCCTTATGGATATTTCTTGTTATACTTGGAGTTGAAACATTTGCGAAAATGTAAGTACCAGAGACTTTCTTTAAGTGTTGCTTTTCCAGGGCGTGCACTTCAGAAGGTCTCTTTTTCGTATTATGATGAACTTTATAGTTTCCTGTTCTTTTCAACCAAGCGTGGCACGATTGATTCCAATCTGAAAGATGATCGAATACTCGATTTTTGCTAAAATTATTTTTTACAAATTTCACAACCTGTTCAATTTTACCTTTTGATTCCGGATCACTCTTTCTACATAAATAAACATTAAATTTACGGGTATGATGATATTTAGTAAATTCAGCTGTAAGAATTAAATCACCTGCATTTTCACTAACTGCTAATAACGCATCTTGGTCATAGACCATTTCTTCTGGCATTCCTCCAAAGTATTCAAATGCATTTTCATGCATTCGAATCATATCGGAAGTACGAAAAGGTCGATCGAGCCATTCTACATATTTATATCTTGAATGTGATAAAACAAATGCGATAAAATACAACTTTTTATTCTCACCTTGTCTGTTTTTGACGGTAGTTTGTCCAAAATCCACTTGAGCCTGTTTTCCCATTGGTAATTCTGGAACTACACTATATGTCCTCTGAACCTTTACCTTTGGAATCCGATAGTAATCCCTCATTTCGTTTAAATAATTTCGTACAGTGTTCTCAGCGACTTCCCTGAAACCTAACTTTTCTTCCAACCAATCATAAACTTGTGCAGCAGTTAAATCAGGATGTTCCTTCAACCACCCTAGAATTTGATCATGATAAGGGTCTAGTTTCTTTTCTCTTGTACGTAATGTACTTAAAAATTCTTCAAACTCATCAGTACTCATATTCAAATAATCTATCACTCTATTTCTTGAAATATTTAGTTTTCTTGCAATAGCACTCTTGGAGAATCCCTCTTTGTATAAACGATGAATCTCGATGTAAAGCATAAATCTGTTCACTCCTAATTCCTCACTTTCAATAGACTAGTAACAGTATATTTGAAAGTGATTGATGGTGGGGAAACTGTTTAATCTTATTTGGGGAATTCTGTTGAGTTCTATTTGTGGAAAACTGTTGATTCTAGTTTAGCGTTTACAACAGCTGGATATCCCATTAGAAACCCTTTGGAAGGATGTACCGATTGAGCCAAAATGGGGTGTGAAAAAGAATAGTAAAGGAAAAAATACATTCTGGTTTGGTTATAAAGCACATTTAGCTGTTTCGACGAAAAGTCAATATATCATCACTCGTTTGATGTCCTCAGGTAATTTAAGTGATTGTAAAGCTGCGATTCCATTATTGAAAAAACTTCATCACTTAGGAAACGGTCAATTTACAATCGCTATATTTGATGCTGGTTATGATGTTGAACCTATTTACCGTCAAGCCGTATCACAGTCCATGCGAGTCGTGATTCCTTACAACGTTCGCCGAGAAGGAGAATATATAGGATTCGATGAACATTTTCGTCCAACCTGTGTGCGTGAACATAGTTACCAATATGACAGCTTTGACGCTAAGTACAATACATTAAAATTCACACGTCCAAAGGAATGTGCAACTTGCCCATTACGAGAAGACACCCTTTGCCAAAAAGTTTTCAAAATCAAATGTGATATAGATATCCGTAAATTTACCTATCCAGCACGTGGGACAGAACGATGGAAACAGCTTTATCAAGAACGTACAGCAGTCGAACGCGTTAACGCTTATTTAAAGGAATACTTTCAATTAAACAATGTCCGTCATCGTACAGGAAAGAAAGCAAAAATGCATTTCAATCTGGTGACGTTAATTTATAATACCTGCAAACTAGCAGTTGATCGAATCAATGCTTTATTACAGCAACAAAACCAAGTTGCATAATTAAAAAAAAACGAAGTTTTTAGTATAGGGGTACTCTATACTTCAGAAAAACTATGATTTATGAAATTGATTCATATGAATATTTAAAGGGAAAGATTTGAATGTGATGCTAGTAGAGATTCATAGAAAAGTAATGAATAGGGGAAGTAGAAATAACAAAGTTATATAAAAATAACTTTTACATAATATGGAGATTTGAGTTAAGTAATAAATGAAGAAACAAATAATAATAATTTTTTTGTGAAATAATGGGTTTTAACCATATATTCTCAATTATTTCACATTTAGAACACAGAATAGACATAGTTTTCAATATTGATACAGTATTAACACATTATTGTGATGGATTGTTCAAAAATTAAAAACCCATCTTAGTATAACAAAACTATAATATTTATAAACATAATTTATTTGAAGTTGAAAACAACAATAAGGAGGATATAAATGTGGATGTACTTTTATTAGCACGTATACAGTATGCAATCACAACAGTATTCCACTTTTTCTTTGTTCCATTGTCCATTGGAACAATCTTTTTAGTGGCAATAATGGAAACGCTTTATGTTGTAAAGAAAAAAGAAATTTATTTAGAAATGTCTAAGTTTTGGGGGAAAGTCTTTTTATTATCTTTTGCGATTGGTGTCGTCACAGGGATTTTACAAGAATTCCAATTCGGTATGAACTGGTCTGAATATTCTCGGTTCATGGGTGACGTATTTGGAGCACCATTAGCCGTGGAAGCATTACTTGCATTCTTTATGGAATCGACTTTTATTGGGGTATGGATTTTCGGTAGAGATAAGTTACCTAAATGGATGATAGCAGCTTCAGCCTGGCTTGTAAGTATCGGTACGATGTTGTCAGCTCTTTGGATATTAGCTGCCAATTCCTTCATGCAGGAGCCAGTTGGATTTGAAATTATAGATGGTAAAGCGGTTTTAACCGATTTTATGGCTCTTTTAACAAATCCTCAATTGCTTGTTGAGTTCCCACATACAATATTTGGGGCTCTAGCAACAGGTGCATTTGTTGTAGCAGGAATTAGTGCTTATAACTTTATGAAAAAACGCCATCTAGATTTTTTCCGTAAGTCTTTCAATATGGCAATGGTTGTTGCTTTAATTAGTGGATTCGGAATCGCTTTTAGCGGGCACGACCAAGCAAAGCATTTAATGGAATCTCAACCGATGAAAATGGCTGCTAGTGAAGGGCTTTGGGAAGATAGTGAAGACCCTGCAGACTGGACTTTAATTGCGGACATCGATGTAGAAAATCAAGAAAATAATTGGCAAATTGATATTCCGTATGCTTTAAGTTATTTAGCTTACGGGAAGTTTGAAGGAGCCGTACCAGGGATGCTTAGTCTTCAACAAGAGTATGAAGAAAAATACGGAGAGGGTAATTATATTCCACCAGTAAAAACTGTTTTCTGGAGTTTCCGTATTATGGCTGGCTTCGGTGGATTAATGGTTCTTATTAGTATGTTAGGTTTATGGTATAGCTATCGTCGGACAATTGAACAGAAAACATGGTTCTTAAAAGCGTTAGTTGTTTCTATCGCGATTCCATTCATTGCGAATACAGCAGGATGGATTATGACTGAAATCGGAAGACAACCTTGGACAGTGATGGGGTATTATACGACGGCTCAATCGGTGTCACCAAATGTGACAGCGGGACAAGTGTTGTTCTCAACAATCTCCTTTACATCGGCTTACGTTATTTTAGCGATTGTCATGATTTACATGACTGCGAGAGTTGCGAAACGTGGTCCATATGTAGAACAGATAACGGATGAAAATGTTGACTTACTAAGCAAGGAGGCGTTTAAATCGTGAGTTTACCAGAACTTTGGTTTATTTTAATAGCGGTATTATTTATCGGCTTCTTCTTTTTAGAAGGATTCGATTTTGGTGTAGGCATGTTAACGAGACTCCTTGCTAAAAATAAAGATGAACGGACTCAGTTGCTAACGACGATTGGACCGTTTTGGGATGCTAACGAAGTTTGGCTAATTACAGCGGGCGGTGCGCTTTTTGCTGCCTTTCCAAACTGGTATGCAACGATGTTTAGTGGATATTATACATTGTTCGTTATCTTCTTATTGGCGCTCATTGCTAGAGGAGTTGCGATTGAATATATTCATCATACGAAAACAGATAAATATTTGAATCTTTGGTATTGGTGTATTGCCATCGGTAGTTTTTTATCACCCTTTTTGTTAGGCATGTTGTTCACGAGCTTAATTCAAGGGGTTCCGATTGATGAAACGATGACGATGTACGGTACGTTTTCTGACTTTGTAAATGCTTATTCTGTTGTTGGTGGACTTGCTGTTGTTTTATTAAGCCTCGTTCATGGGTTAACTTATATAGGACTTCGAACGACAGGACCTGTACACGACCGAGCTCTTTCGTTATTGAATAAAGTGTATGTTGTGTTATTCATTGGTTTAGTTGTCTTTGCAGCACTTACGTATGTTTCAACAGATTTATTTATCGTTAGACCTTTAGCTACACCAATACTATTAGGTGCTGTAGTTTTAACTACTATACTCGGCATTATCTTTGCGAATAAAAGAAGAGAAGGATTAGCATTTACGATGTCCGGGTTAAGTATTGTATTTACAGTTGCAATGCTATTTATCGGTTTATTCCCACGAGTAATGATTAGCACTATCGATCCGGCATTTAATTTAACGATTGATAATGCGGCTAGTGGAGAGTATACCCTATCTGTTATGACGAAGGTAGCTGTTACATTATTACCATTCGTACTTGGTTATCAAATCTGGAGTTATTACGTATTCCGTAAACGTATACATCCAAAAAATTAGGTGAGATCATGATTGATCAAACATTGTTGAAATTAAAAGGAATTAAGAAGATATTTGGAATTCTTTTCATAACCGCCGTTTTGACTGGAGTTTTAACCATTGCTCAAGCAGTTAGTTTAGCGACAGTGATTACGAATTTATTTGATGGGAAAGAGCTTGAAACACAGCTTTTTCCTATCCTTTTATTTGTCCTTTTTTATACTGGAAAACATTTGTTACACTTTTTTAGAAATCGAATAATGGATCGTTATTCGATGAAATCTGGTAGCGACATTCGTAAACAATTAAACGAGAAACTGTTCGAAATCGGACCGAATATCACCGCAAAAGAAGGTACGGGAAATATTGTTACAATGGCGTTGGAAGGAATTTCTCAAGTTGAAAATTACATTAAACTATTTTTACCAAAGATTTTTAACATGCTTGTCATTCCAACGTTTATATTCATTTATACCCTTACCCTTGATATAAGATCTGCCGTCGTTTTAGTTGTTGTTTTACCAACTTTACTGTTTTTCCTCATCATTCTTGGGAAAGCTGCTAAATACCGAGCAGATAAACAGTATAAAACGTATCAATTGTTATCCAATCATTTTGTCGATTCATTAAGAGGATTAGAAACGTTACGATTGCTAGGGTTAAGTAAGGATTATGATCGAAATATTGAACAGGTGAGTGAACGATATCGAAAATCGACCATTGCAACGTTAGTCATTGCTTTTCTATCATCCTTTTCTCTTCAGTTTTTTACGAGTCTATCTGTAGCGATTATTGCGCTCTTCCTTGGACTTGCTTTAATTGATGGGGAGATCACGTTATATCCCGCTCTAGTAATATTAATATTAGCCCCAGAATATTTCCAACCAATTCGCGATTTTGGTTCAGATTATCACGCAACCCTTGACGGAAAAAATGCATTAACAGAAATTCATCGAATTATCCAAACTAAAGATTTGCAAAAAAACGATGTATTACTACCAAAATGGGATGAGCATTCAACGATTTCTTTTTCGGATGTAACAGTTGTTCATGAAGAGAGGAATAAGCCATCGGTCGAAGGGGTTTCATTTTCATGGAAAGGTTTTGGAAAAGTTGGGATCATTGGTGGTAGCGGTTCAGGGAAATCTACATTCATACAACTATTAAGCGGCTTTTTGGACCCGAATAATGGTGTAATTCAAATTAACGATCAAGAACTTTCAAGTTTAAGAAATGATAGTTGGCAAAAACAAATTTTGTACATTCCTCAAAAACCTTATATTTTTAATGATACGTTAGCGAACAATATTTCCTTTTACACACCAAATGCCACGAGAGAACAAATTGAACGAGCTTGTGAACTGGCAGGTCTTACTGAAATTGTAAATGCTTTACCGAATGGACTGGACGAAGTGTTAGGGGAAAGCGGTCGCATGATTAGCGGGGGACAAGAACAGCGGGTTGCGTTAGCACGTGCTTTTTTAGATAAAGGAAGAAAAATCTTATTATTTGATGAGCCAACTGCTCATTTAGATATTGAAACGGAATATGACATAAAACAAAAAATGTTGCCACTTCTTGAAGATCGTCTCGTCTTTTTTGCTACCCATCGCCTTCATTGGATGGTTGAGATGGATTGGATTCTTGTATTAAATGAAGGAAAGCTAGTTGAAATGGGGACCCATGAGGAATTAA includes:
- a CDS encoding ATP-binding protein, coding for MNHHPYEILQDKCRTLRLAETAKELPNLLREAEAKNWTYHELVYEILSYEMRCREQKNNERLMKWAEFPEILTFDTYDLKEQTALGEKQLNVLKELNWIEEFFTLILMGPTGAGKTHLSVALGIHAVERGYKVSFQTVDKPQLKCFI
- the istA gene encoding IS21 family transposase, coding for MLYIEIHRLYKEGFSKSAIARKLNISRNRVIDYLNMSTDEFEEFLSTLRTREKKLDPYHDQILGWLKEHPDLTAAQVYDWLEEKLGFREVAENTVRNYLNEMRDYYRIPKVKVQRTYSVVPELPMGKQAQVDFGQTTVKNRQGENKKLYFIAFVLSHSRYKYVEWLDRPFRTSDMIRMHENAFEYFGGMPEEMVYDQDALLAVSENAGDLILTAEFTKYHHTRKFNVYLCRKSDPESKGKIEQVVKFVKNNFSKNRVFDHLSDWNQSCHAWLKRTGNYKVHHNTKKRPSEVHALEKQHLKKVSGTYIFANVSTPSITRNIHKDNVIRYEGNRYSVPKGTYRADAPNLAYLQEEDGWLIIRLKETGMELAKHRISEGKGLIITDPSHREHSTSKRDLLIHQIQETFIDKENIQWLIHKLKERYPRHLVDQLKVLQQAIRIYPNHCEEALSEMKKLGMTSANDFRDIAHALSVQYQKSSPKIVELNEKYKDLSAPERSEDIYLKVLSGGENE
- the cydD gene encoding thiol reductant ABC exporter subunit CydD translates to MIDQTLLKLKGIKKIFGILFITAVLTGVLTIAQAVSLATVITNLFDGKELETQLFPILLFVLFYTGKHLLHFFRNRIMDRYSMKSGSDIRKQLNEKLFEIGPNITAKEGTGNIVTMALEGISQVENYIKLFLPKIFNMLVIPTFIFIYTLTLDIRSAVVLVVVLPTLLFFLIILGKAAKYRADKQYKTYQLLSNHFVDSLRGLETLRLLGLSKDYDRNIEQVSERYRKSTIATLVIAFLSSFSLQFFTSLSVAIIALFLGLALIDGEITLYPALVILILAPEYFQPIRDFGSDYHATLDGKNALTEIHRIIQTKDLQKNDVLLPKWDEHSTISFSDVTVVHEERNKPSVEGVSFSWKGFGKVGIIGGSGSGKSTFIQLLSGFLDPNNGVIQINDQELSSLRNDSWQKQILYIPQKPYIFNDTLANNISFYTPNATREQIERACELAGLTEIVNALPNGLDEVLGESGRMISGGQEQRVALARAFLDKGRKILLFDEPTAHLDIETEYDIKQKMLPLLEDRLVFFATHRLHWMVEMDWILVLNEGKLVEMGTHEELIKKKGHYYQFIQAQYKEEVEEC
- the cydB gene encoding cytochrome d ubiquinol oxidase subunit II; amino-acid sequence: MSLPELWFILIAVLFIGFFFLEGFDFGVGMLTRLLAKNKDERTQLLTTIGPFWDANEVWLITAGGALFAAFPNWYATMFSGYYTLFVIFLLALIARGVAIEYIHHTKTDKYLNLWYWCIAIGSFLSPFLLGMLFTSLIQGVPIDETMTMYGTFSDFVNAYSVVGGLAVVLLSLVHGLTYIGLRTTGPVHDRALSLLNKVYVVLFIGLVVFAALTYVSTDLFIVRPLATPILLGAVVLTTILGIIFANKRREGLAFTMSGLSIVFTVAMLFIGLFPRVMISTIDPAFNLTIDNAASGEYTLSVMTKVAVTLLPFVLGYQIWSYYVFRKRIHPKN
- a CDS encoding cytochrome ubiquinol oxidase subunit I, encoding MDVLLLARIQYAITTVFHFFFVPLSIGTIFLVAIMETLYVVKKKEIYLEMSKFWGKVFLLSFAIGVVTGILQEFQFGMNWSEYSRFMGDVFGAPLAVEALLAFFMESTFIGVWIFGRDKLPKWMIAASAWLVSIGTMLSALWILAANSFMQEPVGFEIIDGKAVLTDFMALLTNPQLLVEFPHTIFGALATGAFVVAGISAYNFMKKRHLDFFRKSFNMAMVVALISGFGIAFSGHDQAKHLMESQPMKMAASEGLWEDSEDPADWTLIADIDVENQENNWQIDIPYALSYLAYGKFEGAVPGMLSLQQEYEEKYGEGNYIPPVKTVFWSFRIMAGFGGLMVLISMLGLWYSYRRTIEQKTWFLKALVVSIAIPFIANTAGWIMTEIGRQPWTVMGYYTTAQSVSPNVTAGQVLFSTISFTSAYVILAIVMIYMTARVAKRGPYVEQITDENVDLLSKEAFKS